The DNA window ATTTAAAAAATCTCTAAGATCAGAAGTTGCAAGAATATTATTCAAATAGGGGAGATTCACCATGGTAGAAGATATAACTACACTAGTTACTGCACTTGGATTTCCCTCATATGAAATTTTTTTAGCAGTTATGATCTTAGCCATCATAGTTATTGGTGCAATTGTTGTTATAACAATAATTAGGCCTGTTTTGGGGTTCTTTCCCTACACTTACCCTAATGCAAGGGTCAGGGCAAGAACTGGAAGGTTATTTAATGAAAAGGAATTTTCAGAAATAGTTGAATCCCAAAATGTTGAAGAAGTTAAAAACTATTTGAGGGGAGTTCCAGACTACGCCAAGTACATAGATACCTACCCTCTTGAAAAGGCATTGGATTCTCAGTTAGCTGAAACCTACGATTTGATTGCAAGGATCACTCCTGATGACAGTAAAGACAGTTTCAAGTTTTTACTGAAAAAATGGGACATCAAAAATATCAAAAGCATAATAATAGCTAAGGAAGCAGGTTTGAGCCAGGAACAAACAGTTGATCTGCTTGTACCATTTGGAGAATTGAGCAACAAGCTTGATTCTTTAATAGATACAGATTCAGTCGAAGAAGTACTCAATGCATTGGAAGGAACTGAGTATCCAAAGATTGTTGAAGATGCACTACCAATATACAAGGAAACAGGTTTATTGTTACCTTTAGAAGCTTCAATGGACAAATATTTGCTAGAAAATCTTTTAAAAACATCTGCAACACCTGAAGATGAGAACACCACTCTACTTCACAATTACATTGGTACAATGGTTGATGTTGCCAACATAAAGATCATTCTAAGGGCAAAGGCAGACAACATTAAGTACGAAGACATAGAACCCTACATGGTTTCAGATGGATACGAAATTCGGGAATGGAAACTCAAAGAGTTAATGGAAGCAGAAGATGTATCTGGAGTTATAAGTGGATTAGAAGGAACTGATTATGCTCCAATGCTTTCTGATGCCATGTCAGAATTTAATGAAACAGGTTCAATGGCAACTTTCGAGAAATTGCTCGACAGCTACGTTGTCAAAACAGCTAAAACCATTTCCTTGAAGAATCAGTTTGGAATTGGCCCTATGATAGGATTTTTAAGTAGGAAGGAAACTGAAGTTAAAAACTTAAAAATTATTGCTAGGGGAAAAAGGGAAGCTGGATTCTCACCATCAATGATCAAGGAGATGTTAGTATGAACTCAAATATCGCTGTGATGGCAGACGAGGATATTGTCACAGGCTTCATGCTTGGAGGTATCAAAGAAGGACACCCTGTTAAGGATATGGATGAAGCAGAAAAAACCTTAAAAGAATTGGTAAGTAGGAATTTTTCTGTCATTATCACCACCGAAAAAATAGGGGACGCACTCAGGAAAACAATCAACAAGGTAACAAACGAAAGCGCATTACCTATGATAATTGAAATACCAGACAAAACAGGCTCAATTAGAAGGGAATCTGACCCTATGAGTGAGCTTATTAAAAGAGTAATTGGGGTTGAGATGGTAAAATGATTACAGGAAATATAATTAAAATAGCTGGCCCTGTTATTGTCGGAGACGGCATGAAGGGAACCCAGATGCACGAAATGGTGAAGGTCGGGAACGATAAGTTGATCGGTGAGATCATTGAACTCGAAGGAGACAAAGCAACCATACAAGTTTACGAAGAAACAGCAGGTATGAAACCTGGTGAACCAATCGAAAGTACTGGAGGACCACTATCAGTTGAACTAGGCCCTGGTATATTAGGTTCCATTTTTGACGGAATTCAAAGACCACTGGAAAAGATCAAAATAATGACAGGTGATTATCTCCAGAGGGGAATAAGTGTTCCATCATTGAATAAAGAAACCAAATGGACATTTAAACCAACCTTAGCTGCAGGAATAGATGTAAAGGGTGGAGATGTAATAGGAGAAGTACAGGAAACATCTGCAATTCTTCAAAAAATTATGATACCTCCAAAGGTTGAAGGTAAACTATTAAGCATAGTTTCCGAAGGCCAGTACACTGTGGAAGAAGTAGTTGCAGAAGTCGAAACATCAACAGGAACTGTTGAAGTTACAATGATGCAAAAATGGCCTGTAAGAGTTGGAAGACCATACAAAGCCAAACTAGATCCAGATGTGCCTTTGGTAACAGGTCAGAGGGCTCAGGATACATTTTTCCCAGTTGCAAAGGGAGGTACCTCTGCAATGCCCGGACCATTTGGTTCAGGAAAAACAGTTACACAGCAGCAGCTCGCTAAATGGGCAGATGCAGACATAATTGTGTATGTAGGATGCGGTGAACGTGGAAACGAAATGACAGAAGTTCTAAAGGAATTTCCGCAATTAGAAGATCCAAAAACTGGTAAACCATTGATGGACAGAACAGTTCTCATAGCAAACACCTCAAACATGCCTGTGGCAGCTAGGGAAGCTTGTGTGTACACCGGTATAACCATTGCTGAATACTTCCGTGACATGGGTTACGATGTAGCTCTAATGGCAGATTCAACCTCAAGATGGGCAGAAGCAATGAGGGAAATATCAGGTAGGCTAGAAGAAATGCCTGGTGAAGAAGGATACCCAGCATACCTCGCATCAAGACTTGCTCAATTCTATGAAAGAGCAGGAAGAATAACCACCATAGGTACTGAAGATAAAACATCATCTGTAACAGTTGTAGGTGCTGTATCACCACCTGGTGGAGATTTATCAGAACCTGTTACACAGAACACACTTCGTATATCCAAAGTGTTCTGGGCACTGGATGCATCACTTGCAGACAAACGTCACTTCCCTTCAATAG is part of the Methanobacterium lacus genome and encodes:
- a CDS encoding V-type ATP synthase subunit C, producing the protein MVEDITTLVTALGFPSYEIFLAVMILAIIVIGAIVVITIIRPVLGFFPYTYPNARVRARTGRLFNEKEFSEIVESQNVEEVKNYLRGVPDYAKYIDTYPLEKALDSQLAETYDLIARITPDDSKDSFKFLLKKWDIKNIKSIIIAKEAGLSQEQTVDLLVPFGELSNKLDSLIDTDSVEEVLNALEGTEYPKIVEDALPIYKETGLLLPLEASMDKYLLENLLKTSATPEDENTTLLHNYIGTMVDVANIKIILRAKADNIKYEDIEPYMVSDGYEIREWKLKELMEAEDVSGVISGLEGTDYAPMLSDAMSEFNETGSMATFEKLLDSYVVKTAKTISLKNQFGIGPMIGFLSRKETEVKNLKIIARGKREAGFSPSMIKEMLV
- a CDS encoding V-type ATP synthase subunit F; the protein is MNSNIAVMADEDIVTGFMLGGIKEGHPVKDMDEAEKTLKELVSRNFSVIITTEKIGDALRKTINKVTNESALPMIIEIPDKTGSIRRESDPMSELIKRVIGVEMVK
- a CDS encoding ATP synthase subunit A, with the protein product MITGNIIKIAGPVIVGDGMKGTQMHEMVKVGNDKLIGEIIELEGDKATIQVYEETAGMKPGEPIESTGGPLSVELGPGILGSIFDGIQRPLEKIKIMTGDYLQRGISVPSLNKETKWTFKPTLAAGIDVKGGDVIGEVQETSAILQKIMIPPKVEGKLLSIVSEGQYTVEEVVAEVETSTGTVEVTMMQKWPVRVGRPYKAKLDPDVPLVTGQRAQDTFFPVAKGGTSAMPGPFGSGKTVTQQQLAKWADADIIVYVGCGERGNEMTEVLKEFPQLEDPKTGKPLMDRTVLIANTSNMPVAAREACVYTGITIAEYFRDMGYDVALMADSTSRWAEAMREISGRLEEMPGEEGYPAYLASRLAQFYERAGRITTIGTEDKTSSVTVVGAVSPPGGDLSEPVTQNTLRISKVFWALDASLADKRHFPSIDWLQSYSLYVDSVQNWWNTNTGADWRETRDTAMALLQKESELQEIVQLVGPDALPDRERITLETTRMIREDFLQQNAYHEVDTYCAPKKQYEMLKTIITYHVNAEAALDRGAASADIITISAKDDIGRMKYLPEAEFEVKVKQIQEDIVKQCSEV